The proteins below are encoded in one region of Coffea arabica cultivar ET-39 chromosome 4c, Coffea Arabica ET-39 HiFi, whole genome shotgun sequence:
- the LOC113739084 gene encoding exocyst complex component EXO70E2-like, with the protein MEYCESETAAAESEQHLIAAAYHIVKALGASKTLNNDMKRILTDLDVQLSKMTEVQENEADRTREMENKLKFAQRKIMSFQSRSLKIWDLGPGEDYGYLKAVDQVRRLAEILQNMPSNQTRKVKQLLDEAENILHKAMARLQEELVHILSKNMQPLEHEFVLLESCQVASLEEESIVPNEDESFEILSQRGRRGPDCEQYIVDLVHPRAIPLIKCIAELMFASNYDKEFCQTFISFWKQALDDYLINLHVKQLSIDDVLKMDWKRLTYRIRIWCRATRRIVGFYLASQKRLFDKILGEFGSTSSSCFIETSKASVSCLLNFGQAVLICPPRPERLFCLLDMYETLSKFLPDLGDLFAEEAGSLVEIEFHELLKRLSNSAKEIFLEFGNHVASNTSTIPFTSGSITHLTRYVMNYIMLLVEYGDTLNSLLEEQNLENTDQFSQAEVSQIINLNNTSPMAHTLKSVTSVLEANLDTKSDLYGDESLKHIFMMNNIHYMVQKIENSQLRWYFGDEWIRRHVWKFRQHETCYERITWSSILSQLKDDGSKGKAMLKDKCRKFNTAFEEVYKSQTAWKIPDAQLREELRISTSQKVIHAYRPFASRLAKCCISDKYIKYTEDDLGNYIWDLFEGSPKSLNHAKRR; encoded by the coding sequence ATGGAGTACTGTGAATCCGAAACAGCAGCCGCTGAAAGTGAACAGCATCTGATTGCTGCTGCCTATCATATTGTGAAGGCACTTGGGGCTAGTAAGACCTTGAACAATGACATGAAAAGAATTCTAACCGATCTTGATGTTCAATTGTCCAAGATGACTGAAGTTCAGGAGAATGAGGCTGACAGGACCAGGGAGATGGAAAATAAGCTCAAGTTTGCCCAGAGAAAGATCATGAGTTTCCAGTCAAGAAGCTTGAAGATTTGGGATTTAGGTCCTGGCGAGGATTATGGATATTTAAAAGCAGTTGACCAAGTTCGAAGGTTGGCAGAAATTTTGCAGAACATGCCCTCAAACCAAACTAGGAAAGTAAAGCAGCTACTGGATGAAGCTGAGAATATTCTGCACAAGGCAATGGCAAGGCTCCAGGAAGAACTGGTTCACATCCTTTCCAAGAATATGCAACCCCTTGAGCATGAATTTGTTTTACTCGAGTCTTGCCAGGTGGCTTCTTTGGAGGAGGAATCGATAGTACCAAACGAGGATGAATCGTTTGAGATCCTATCTCAGAGGGGGAGAAGAGGCCCTGATTGTGAGCAGTATATAGTGGATTTGGTCCATCCACGTGCAATTCCTCTGATCAAATGTATTGCAGAATTGATGTTTGCTTCTAATTATGATAAGGAattttgccaaactttcattAGCTTTTGGAAGCAGGCATTGGATGATTACTTGATCAATCTCCATGTAAAACAACTCAGCATCGATGATGTTCTTAAGATGGACTGGAAGCGCTTGACCTACAGAATCAGAATTTGGTGCCGTGCAACCAGAAGAATTGTTGGCTTCTATCTTGCAAGTCAGAAACGGCTCTTTGACAAAATCCTGGGGGAATTTGGAAGCACTAGTTCGTCTTGCTTTATTGAAACTTCAAAGGCTTCTGTATCGTGCCTTTTGAACTTTGGACAGGCTGTCCTAATTTGCCCCCCTCGTCCAGAAAGACTTTTTTGTTTGCTAGATATGTatgaaactctgtcaaaatttctCCCAGATTTAGGTGATTTGTTTGCAGAAGAGGCTGGTTCTTTAGTTGAGATTGAGTTTCATGAGCTTCTGAAGAGATTAAGCAATTCTGCGAAGGAAATCTTCCTTGAATTTGGAAACCATGTTGCCTCAAACACTTCAACAATACCGTTTACTAGTGGAAGTATTACCCATCTGACCAGGTATGTGATGAACTATATCATGTTACTGGTAGAATATGGCGATACCCTCAATTCACTCCTAGAAGAACAAAATCTGGAGAATACAGATCAATTTTCTCAAGCAGAGGTCTCCCAGATAATCAATTTGAATAATACAAGTCCCATGGCACATACCCTAAAGTCTGTTACTTCAGTTTTGGAAGCCAATCTGGACACCAAATCTGATCTTTATGGAGATGAATCTTTGAAGCACATCTTTATGATGAATAACATTCATTACATGGTCCAAAAGATTGAGAATTCACAATTAAGGTGGTACTTTGGTGATGAATGGATCAGAAGACATGTTTGGAAATTCAGGCAGCACGAGACATGCTATGAAAGAATCACATGGAGTTCTATACTTTCTCAGCTAAAAGATGATGGCAGCAAAGGGAAGGCGATGCTCAAAGACAAATGCAGGAAATTTAATACAGCTTTTGAGGAAGTATACAAAAGCCAGACAGCATGGAAGATCCCAGATGCTCAACTACGAGAAGAGTTGAGAATCTCAACTTCACAGAAAGTTATCCATGCATACAGGCCATTTGCTTCTAGGTTAGCAAAGTGTTGTATTAGTGACAAATACATCAAGTATACTGAAGATGACTTGGGGAATTATATTTGGGATCTTTTCGAGGGATCTCCCAAGTCTCTGAACCATGCAAAGAGGAGGTGA